One stretch of Prunus persica cultivar Lovell chromosome G1, Prunus_persica_NCBIv2, whole genome shotgun sequence DNA includes these proteins:
- the LOC18791427 gene encoding endochitinase EP3: MAQIIAPSNIFLTLIIVAAAAAGYVEAQNCGCASDLCCSKYGYCGTSDDYCGTGCQAGPCKTAPLTPSTSDVSVADIVTPEFFNSIIGQAEASCAGKNFYSRATFLEALKSYDQFGKIGSIDDSKREIAAFFAHVTHETFHFCYIEEIDGPSKDYCDESNTQYPCKPNKGYYGRGPIQLSWNFNYGPAGESIGFDGLNSPETVANDPIIAFKTALWYWMKSVRPVIGEGFGATIRAINGALECDGGNPATVQKRVEYFTEYCNQLGVAPGDNLTC; the protein is encoded by the exons ATGGCTCAAATCATTGCACCCAGCAACATATTTCTAACCCTTATTATTGTAGCTGCAGCTGCAGCTGGGTATGTGGAGGCACAAAATTGTGGGTGTGCTTCAGACTTGTGTTGTAGCAAATATGGGTATTGTGGCACAAGTGATGACTACTGCGGCACCGGGTGCCAAGCAGGGCCGTGCAAGACGGCGCCTCTAACCCCGAGCACTAGCGACGTGTCAGTGGCTGATATCGTCACGCCCGAATTCTTCAATAGCATAATTGGCCAGGCCGAGGCAAGCTGCGCCGGCAAAAACTTTTATTCCCGAGCTACCTTTCTTGAGGCTCTCAAGTCTTATGATCAGTTCGGTAAGATTGGCTCCATTGACGACTCTAAGCGTGAGATTGCTGCCTTCTTTGCCCATGTCACCCATGAGACTTTTC ATTTCTGCTACATAGAAGAGATAGATGGACCCTCAAAGGACTACTGTGATGAGAGCAACACACAATATCCATGCAAGCCAAACAAGGGCTACTACGGGCGTGGACCAATCCAACTGTCATGGAACTTCAACTACGGCCCAGCCGGAGAGAGCATTGGCTTCGACGGATTAAACTCTCCTGAAACCGTTGCCAATGACCCCATCATCGCCTTCAAGACGGCGTTGTGGTATTGGATGAAAAGTGTCCGACCGGTCATTGGAGAAGGTTTCGGTGCAACAATACGAGCCATTAATGGTGCCCTTGAATGTGATGGTGGAAACCCTGCCACTGTTCAGAAACGTGTTGAATATTTCACTGAATATTGTAACCAACTTGGTGTTGCTCCCGGGGACAATCTCACTTGCTAG
- the LOC18788234 gene encoding PHD finger-like domain-containing protein 5B — protein MAKHNPDLIMCRKQPGIAIGRLCEKCDGKCVICDSLVRPCTLVRVCDECNYGSFQGRCVVCGGVGISDAYYCKECTQLEKDRDGCPKIVNLGSAKTDLFYERKKYGFKNR, from the coding sequence ATGGCCAAGCATAATCCTGACCTAATTATGTGCCGCAAGCAACCCGGAATAGCCATCGGAAGGTTGTGTGAAAAGTGTGACGGCAAGTGCGTAATCTGCGATTCTTTGGTGCGCCCTTGCACGCTTGTTCGGGTGTGCGATGAGTGCAACTATGGATCATTCCAGGGCCGGTGTGTTGTGTGTGGAGGGGTTGGAATTTCTGACGCTTACTACTGCAAAGAGTGTACTCAGCTGGAAAAAGACAGAGACGGGTGTCccaaaattgtgaatttgggaaGTGCCAAAACCGATCTGTTCTATGAACGTAAAAAGTATGGTTTCAAGAACAGATGA